A genomic stretch from Mycosarcoma maydis chromosome 3, whole genome shotgun sequence includes:
- a CDS encoding uncharacterized protein (related to DnaJ homolog subfamily A member 2): MVESTHLYDILGVAPDASSADIKKAYRKQSLANHPDKNPEIDPAVANEKFAEINHAYETLSDPDSRAAYDRYGDDGPGGPGGPGGMPPDMDDFLASMFGGGMGMGGMPGMSGMPRGRRPRRTKGEDAVIEYAVTLADLYKGKTAHFNLTKNVICTHCQGSGAKPGLVEKECVKCSGKGSVLQQRSMGNGMIAQSYVECTDCHGEGKKVRDKDRCKKCKGEKTTKAKAKLDVEIEKGMVDGQQIVFKEAADQEPGVKAGDILIELKMQKDKAFEVKGLDLMTTVRLTLVEALLGFSRTVLTHLDGRHLKVLRSKITRPGDVDVIKGEGMPQYRDRNQTKGDLYIRWEVDFPTDAQLASDPAIRQALQSALPPARPDLETTSETIEDQCEPVPAKVEQFGSNQARIPGQGHMNDDGWEDHDEMGGGQGPGMQCAPQ; this comes from the coding sequence ATGGTCGAGTCAACACATCTGTACGATATACTCGGCGTGGCGCCGGACGCGTCGTCCGCAGATATCAAAAAGGCCTACCGCAAACAGTCGCTTGCCAACCATCCAGACAAGAACCCGGAGATCGACCCGGCAGTAGCCAACGAAAAGTTTGCCGAGATCAATCACGCCTACGAGACGCTTTCCGATCCAGATTCACGTGCTGCATACGACAGATATGGCGATGATGGTCCAGGTGGGCCAGGTGGTCCAGGAGGCATGCCACCAGACATGGACGACTTCCTAGCGAGCATGTTTGGCGGCGGTATGGGAATGGGCGGCATGCCGGGCATGAGTGGTATGCCTCGTGGTCGACGACCCCGTCGGACAAAGGGCGAGGATGCAGTGATTGAGTACGCTGTTACCCTGGCTGACCTGTACAAGGGCAAAACAGCTCATTTCAACCTCACCAAGAACGTCATCTGCACTCATTGCCAGGGCTCAGGTGCCAAGCCCGGCCTTGTTGAGAAGGAGTGCGTCAAATGCTCCGGAAAAGGCTCAGTACTTCAACAGCGCAGTATGGGCAACGGCATGATTGCGCAATCTTACGTCGAGTGCACCGACTGTCACGGCGAGGGCAAAAAGGTGCGCGACAAGGATCGTTGCAAAAAGTGCAAAGGTGAAAAGACCAcaaaagcaaaagcaaagcTTGATGTCGAAATCGAAAAAGGAATGGTTGACGGCCAGCAGATCGTATTCAAAGAAGCGGCAGACCAAGAACCAGGCGTCAAAGCTGGCGATATCttgatcgagctcaagatgcaGAAGGATAAAGCTTTCGAGGTAAAAGGACTCGATCTCATGACAACGGTGCGCCTGACTCTTGTCGAAGCTTTGCTTGGCTTCTCACGGACGGTGTTGACACATTTGGACGGCAGACATCTTAAGGTATTGCGCTCAAAGATCACCAGGCCAGGAGACGTTGACGTGATCAAGGGCGAGGGTATGCCCCAGTATCGTGATCGCAATCAAACCAAGGGAGACCTCTACATTCGATGGGAGGTTGATTTTCCCACCGACGCACAGCTCGCCTCCGACCCGGCGATCCGACAAGCATTGCAATCTGCGCTGCCGCCTGCCAGACCGGATCTCGAGACGACATCAGAGACGATCGAAGACCAGTGCGAGCCCGTCCCAGCCAAAGTGGAGCAATTTGGTAGCAACCAAGCCCGCATCCCAGGGCAAGGGCACATGAACGACGATGGCTGGGAAGATCACGACGAGATGGGTGGTGGACAGGGTCCTGGCATGCAGTGTGCTCCGCAATAG
- a CDS encoding uncharacterized protein (related to CMC2 - protein of the mitochondrial intermembrane space involved in respiratory chain complex assembly), protein MHPHLVGESKLQHCAHLIQALNECHSKGVWHKITGGCNGIKHDLNMCLRQERVERTANHVKESRESRKRTEQIWKQIEQES, encoded by the exons ATGCATCCG CATCTGGTAGGTGagagcaagctgcagc ATTGTGCACACCTCATCCAAGCGCTTAACGAGTGCCATTCCAAAGGTGTCTGGCACAAGATCACGGGAGGCTGCAACGGTATCAAGCATGATCTCAACATGTGTCTTCGTCAAGAG CGCGTAGAACGCACAGCAAATCATGTAAAGGAATCCAGGGAGAGCCGCAAAAGGACCGAGCAAATATGGAAGCAGATTGAGCAAGAATCATAG
- a CDS encoding uncharacterized protein (related to DCS1 - non-essential hydrolase involved in mRNA decapping), with protein MVISSDGSQLEGFQLIKILDQDPKLKSANLLGEFAITGSNGAQAIEQAILIVEKTHFSERFYERLRDTSAVPIVSSENESQASKLSKATHKDTATGTRQHHNALFSALSSLGQNDIYTWLLAWSARSQQCYGTESDADVKITLIRPATQTHIDKYSAQRKIMVCETPEMYQQKVLPWIESFPPSRIQWVYNILEHKKEAESILFEKPDPKNGFIIVPDLKWDQKTASSLYIQAIVHNRELKSIRDLKQEHVTMLESIKQEASRVAFERYGLTGRNDSAEGNVRCFLHYHPSYYHLHVHILASSFTSHPGAVVGQAHLLDDVVDLLKLGVDMKKRTLNYSLGTNSKLWSVLYPDQSS; from the exons ATGGTTATCTCATCAGATGGAAGCCAACTTGAAGGCTTCCAACTGATCAAAATACTCGATCAGGACCCCAAACTCAAGTCCGCCAACCTTCTGGGAGAATTCGCTATAACTGGGTCCAATGGTGCTCAAGCTATCGAGCAAGCCATTCTGATCGTTGAAAAGACACACTTTTCAGAACGATTCTACGAGCGACTTCGAGATACTTCTGCGGTCCCAATTGTATCAAGCGAGAATGAATCACAGGCcagcaagctgagcaaaGCAACACACAAAGATACTGCTACAGGCACGCGCCAGCACCACAATGCCCTCTTCTCGGCGCTCAGTAGCCTGGGTCAGAACGATATCTACACATGGTTGCTTGCATGGTCCGCTCGCTCTCAGCAATGTTACGGGACCGAGTCTGATGCTGATGTCAAGATTACGTTGATTAGGCCCGCAACACAGACGCACATCGACAAGTACTCTGCACAGCGCAAAATCATGGTCTGTGAGACGCCGGAGATGTACCAGCAAAAGGTGCTGCCTTGGATCGAGTCTtttccaccatctcgtATCCAGTGGGTATACAACATCCTGGAGCACAAGAAGGAAGCTGAAAGTATCCTATTCGAGAAACCTGATCCAAAAAATGGCTTCATCATTGTACCCGATCTAAAATGGGATCAGAAGACAGCCTCGAGCCTCTACATCCAGGCAATCGTGCACAATCGAGAGCTGAAGAGTATTCGAGACCTCAAACAGGAGCACGTGACAATGCTGGAAAGCATCAAGCAGGAGGCAAGTCGAGTGGCATTTGAAAGGTATGGCCTGACAGGGAGAAACGATAGCGCGGAGGGCAATGTACGGTGCTTTCTTCACTATCACCCAAGCTATTA CCATCTACACGTCCACATTTTAGCATCAAGCTTTACATCTCACCCTGGTGCAGTGGTAGGACAAGCACACTTGCTAGACGATGTGGTCgacctgctcaagctcggcgtAGATATGAAGAAGCGCACATTGAACTATTCTCTCGGAACCAACAGCAAGCTTTGGTCCGTCTTATACCCTGATCAATCATCATAG
- a CDS encoding uncharacterized protein (related to ABC transporter) — MVAVCNDAVFTPVSDCRFFDFTVTFSNLILVVLPSSIAILLIAARLVHVCNKPGILTSTAQPRLSLLVSCTPHPDAISLFGTFFYVSNSLLSLVLIAILSVPTSQPLRHALGDSTGMSSVVLPFIVALLAIPLSVAERRKTRGGNMVLPLWLLLTLLFDACRIRTFNAIPAIHHSSFFPVYITTFACKALMLTVENAKGIRDIDLNSTHESRASFFSRLLFIWVFPLLWNGFHKPLEMDDLDSLKPEFYGRSLAKSFIASWSNVPFDLAHGRTVSEEPSESASLDLKHSTSRSAIEAYPLEKHTSKQKTRSVLSPEHALLYNGRSFPKANANRGLLWATLRAFPLAALLPVPWKLLLTAAELAQPLLVSTTLAFVQSYSDAAKGESAATQPVAYGWGLVGAYAFVYLGQTFATGQYWHASSQLMCKIRGAYVESIYRKGLNLHIRTARTSGGGKAANLMSVDSERVVKAITVVHDLWSGVITIAIGVYMLYTQLGLVFLASMVSVFSCLLLTPLASRGLGTKQGAWSELTDKRVNLTSSICSDIRGVKFSAYEDLLAAKVQKLRAEELVRRSGLMKQLTGVVVFTNCTGELLGLSTFVTLIMVDKLSGSNRFDLNTVFTTLTIFGILQSPLLNIGQQYSFLLQARASMIRIEAFLNGQDKPDIQDAVDQGLASQAAHASTGATTHGHAATFVNADLGWSQEVVLANVNLKIPAGALTMICGRLGQGKSTLLQAILGESDLIKGTQQLPLLADRVAYVSQDVWLQENRSIRENIIFATGEYDEERYVTALRTCALTEDIDGLQGGDATPASALSGGQRQRVAVARAVYSDAEVFLFDDITSALDAETAAHMWRSLMGPSGVLQGKTVVMATNAVHLLHHAQLIVRIDGGKIAEQGRYEELSMKGKDAISRASLDSQRATPLTDQTRNKPVKNAVPEKTETVMTGAVGWRVYANWFKAAGLGKVSIFVVLCVAGSGASLAPSYYLQAWAEAQQRHRFRDWGGWLAGYACLIPLNPIFLAVGFWMFQTSCAESAGNRLHAAQLKGVLSAPLSFFSKWSPGQIINRFSQDLFNIDQTFTQALVNAAYITFSVVGALVTMVIPAPYLSVLAVGLIALSWALQRLYIPSSRQLRRLEMSCKSPLYSLFSETSSPSGLATVRGLKREASLLELNTRSLDLSQTPYYHLFAVRRWLQTWLLMLTTIINVVLVLIVVAMRHSSQAGLLGVALVQATQIGELLNHTVISYTEVEIAGVALERVREFSELEPEADAAVFTSQKNKQDDNATIEPAAIQGDIEFDRVTVSYSAELEPAVKELSFNLAAGKRLGLVGRSGSGKSTTLLALFRMIEMRSGTIRIDGQSISTIPARQLRSQMTIVPQNPLVLAATIRENLDPEGICTEAELWDALHKCHLGEFVKKQENKLDEMLLTGESFISSGQKQLLSLARALLRKRSILVLDEATSAMDVDTDAAVQSVLAKHFANTTVIAVAHRIATVIDFDQIICMSAGRAIELGSPGELLKQRGEFWALAAEQKCV, encoded by the coding sequence ATGGTGGCTGTATGCAATGACGCCGTCTTCACTCCAGTCTCCGACTGTCGCTTTTTCGACTTCACTGTCACCTTTTCCAACCTCATCCTTGTCGTCCTGCCTtccagcatcgccatcttgctcatcgCCGCTAGACTAGTGCATGTTTGCAACAAGCCCGGCATCCTCACCTCTACGGCACAGCCCCGTTTATCCCTTTTAGTATCATGTACTCCTCATCCAGATGCCATCAGTCTCTTCGGCACATTCTTCTATGTCTCCAATTCTCTCCTCAGCCTTGTGCTCATCGCCATACTATCTGTGCCTACGTCGCAACCGCTGCGCCATGCGTTGGGCGACAGCACGGGAATGTCCAGTGTGGTGCTGCCTTTTATTGTGGCGCTGCTTGCCATCCCGCTTTCGGTTGCTGAACGAAGAAAGACACGCGGTGGTAACATGGTGCTCCCTCTCTGGCTCCTCCTGACCTTGCTCTTCGATGCCTGTCGCATTCGCACCTTCAACGCGATTCCAGCCATACATCACTCTTCTTTCTTTCCCGTATACATCACGACATTTGCCTGTAAGGCTTTGATGCTCACCGTCGAGAACGCAAAGGGTATTCGCGACATCGACCTCAACTCGACGCACGAGTCACGTGCAAGCTTTTTCTCGCGCCTCTTGTTCATCTGGGTCTTTCCTCTTCTGTGGAATGGCTTCCACAAACCGCTTGAGATGGACGatctcgactcgctcaaaCCAGAATTTTATGGTCGCTCTCTCGCTAAAAGCTTTATTGCTAGCTGGTCCAACGTCCCATTCGATTTGGCACATGGCCGTACCGTTTCTGAAGAGCCTAGTGAAAGCGCTAGCCTGGACCTCAAACACAGTACCTCGCGCTCCGCCATTGAGGCGTATCCTCTGGAAAAACATACTTCGAAACAAAAAACTCGCTCAGTACTGTCCCCTGAACATGCGCTGCTTTACAACGGCAGGTCGTTCCCAAAAGCAAATGCCAACCGTGGTCTGTTGTGGGCCACGCTTCGCGCTTTTcctctcgctgctctccTTCCTGTCCCTTGGAAGCTCTTGCTCACCGCTGCAGAGCTTGCACAGCCTCTGCTGGTTTCCACCACGCTTGCTTTCGTCCAGTCCTACTCTGACGCCGCGAAAGGCGAAAGTGCCGCCACCCAGCCGGTAGCATATGGCTGGGGTCTTGTGGGCGCCTACGCCTTTGTCTACCTCGGTCAAACGTTCGCCACTGGGCAATATTGGCATGCCAGTTCGCAGCTCATGTGCAAAATCAGGGGCGCCTATGTCGAATCCATCTATCGCAAAGGCTTGAACTTGCATATTCGGACCGCACGAACTAGTGGCGGtggcaaagctgccaacCTCATGAGTGTCGATAGCGAGCGTGTCGTCAAGGCCATCACTGTTGTTCACGATCTCTGGAGCGGTGTTATCACCATCGCTATCGGAGTCTACATGCTCTACACCCAGCTCGGTCTCGTCTTCTTGGCTTCAATGGTCTCGGTCTTCAGCTGCCTTCTGCTCACTCCGCTCGCCAGTCGTGGTCTTGGGACAAAGCAGGGCGCCTGGAGTGAACTGACAGACAAGCGTGTCAACCTCACATCCAGTATCTGTTCCGACATTCGAGGCGTCAAATTCTCCGCGTATGAGGACTTGCTGGCTGCCAAGGTCCAAAAACTCCGTGCCGAGGAGCTGGTCAGGCGTAGCGGCCTGATGAAACAACTCACAGGCGTGGTCGTCTTTACAAACTGCACTGGTGAGCTCTTGGGCCTGTCAACATTCGTGACGCTCATCATGGTCGACAAACTGAGCGGCTCCAATCGGTTCGACCTCAACACAGTCTTCACTACTCTTACCATTTTCGGTATTTTGCAATCTCCCCTGCTTAACATTGGACAACAGTATAGCTTCCTCTTACAAGCTCGGGCAAGCATGATCCGCATCGAAGCGTTCCTCAACGGCCAAGATAAGCCTGACATCCAAGACGCCGTCGATCAGGGTCTCGCCAGTCAGGCCGCTCATGCCAGCACCGGGGCTACCACACATGGGCATGCTGCTACGTTTGTCAATGCCGATTTGGGTTGGTCACAAGAGGTAGTGCTTGCAAACGTCAATCTCAAGATCCCGGCTGGCGCCCTCACCATGATCTGTGGTCGATTGGGCCAGGGCAAATCGACGTTGTTACAGGCGATTCTCGGCGAGTCGGATCTGATCAAGGGCACACAACAGCTACCTCTTCTCGCCGATCGTGTTGCCTATGTCAGTCAAGATGTGTGGCTGCAAGAGAACAGATCGATTCGCGAAAATATCATCTTTGCCACAGGCGAGTACGATGAAGAGCGGTACGTCACTGCACTCCGTACCTGCGCTCTCACTGAAGATATTGACGGCTTACAAGGGGGTGATGCTACTCCGGCGAGCGCGCTTAGCGGCGGTCAGCGACAGCGCGTTGCGGTAGCTCGAGCCGTCTACAGTGATGCTGAGGTTTTCCTTTTCGATGACATCACCAGCGCCCTCGATGCAGAGACGGCTGCGCACATGTGGCGATCTCTGATGGGCCCCTCTGGTGTTTTGCAAGGCAAGACAGTTGTCATGGCCACCAACGCTGTTCACCTTCTCCATCACGCGCAGCTGATCGTCCGAATCGACGGAGGCAAGATTGCCGAGCAGGGTCGTTATGAGGAGCTCTCGATGAAGGGCAAAGATGCGATCTCGCGTGCAAGCCTCGACTCTCAGCGGGCAACGCCTTTGACCGACCAGACGAGAAACAAGCCGGTCAAGAACGCCGTTCCGGAAAAGACCGAAACCGTCATGACAGGCGCGGTTGGATGGAGAGTATACGCCAATTGGTTCAAAGCCGCGGGTCTCGGAAAGGTCAGCATCTTTGTTGTATTATGTGTTGCCGGTTCTGGAGCTTCCTTGGCGCCGTCATACTACCTGCAAGCATGGGCCGAAGCTCAACAAAGACATCGCTTCCGGGACTGGGGTGGTTGGCTGGCAGGCTATGCTTGTCTGATTCCACTGAACCCTATCTTCCTGGCTGTGGGTTTTTGGATGTTTCAAACCAGCTGCGCAGAGTCGGCAGGCAACAGGCTTcatgctgctcagctcaagGGGGTGCTTTCAGCACCTTTGTCGTTCTTCAGCAAGTGGAGCCCAGGCCAGATCATCAATCGCTTCTCGCAAGATCTGTTCAACATTGATCAGACCTTCACACAGGCTCTCGTAAACGCGGCGTACATCACATTTTCAGTGGTTGGCGCACTGGTCACCATGGTGATACCAGCGCCTTACTTGTCTGTGCTAGCAGTGGGATTGATTGCTCTTTCGTGGGCTTTGCAGCGCCTCTACATCCCTTCAAGTCGCCAGCTGAGGAGACTAGAGATGTCATGCAAGAGCCCGCTCTACTCGCTCTTCTCTGAAACATCCTCTCCATCAGGCCTGGCGACGGTGCGAGGGCTCAAGCGCGAAGCATCTCTGCTGGAGCTCAACACTCGATCTCTGGATCTGTCGCAAACGCCTTACTACCACTTGTTTGCGGTACGacgttggctacagacgtggctgctgatgctgaccaccatcatcaatGTGGTTCTAGTACTGATTGTGGTAGCGATGCGCCACTCGTCGCAGGCTGGTCTGCTCGGTGTTGCGTTAGTGCAAGCGACTCAAATCGGTGAATTGCTGAATCACACTGTGATCAGCTACACTGAGGTAGAGATTGCTGGTGTGGCATTGGAGCGCGTGCGCGAATTTAGCGAACTCGAGCCTGAAGCGGATGCCGCCGTATTTACGAGCCAGAAAAACAAGCAAGACGACAATGCTACCATCGAGCCAGCTGCAATCCAAGGCGACATCGAGTTCGACCGCGTCACTGTGTCCTACtctgccgagctcgagcctgCAGTCAAGGAGCTCAGCTTCAACCTGGCTGCCGGCAAGCGCCTCGGGCTGGTAGGACGATCGGGGAGTGGAAAAAGTacgacgctgcttgcgctctTTCGCatgatcgagatgcgatCGGGCACGATTCGAATCGATGGTCAGAGTATATCTACCATCCCAGCGCGCCAGCTTCGCTCACAGATGACCATCGTTCCCCAGAACCCTTTGGTGTTAGCGGCTACGATTCGCGAAAACTTGGATCCAGAAGGCATTTGCACGGAAGCTGAGCTGTGGGATGCACTTCATAAGTGTCACTTGGGCGAATTTGTCAAAAAGCAGGAGAACAAGTTGGACGAGATGCTACTCACGGGTGAATCGTTCATCAGCTCGGGTCAAAAACAGTTGCTCTCGCTGGCACGAGCCTTGCTCCGAAAGCGTAGCATCTTAGTACTGGACGAAGCGACGAGTGCGATGGATGTGGACACCGATGCGGCGGTTCAGAGCGTGCTGGCCAAGCACTTCGCGAACACTACCGTCATTGCTGTTGCTCACAGGATCGCAACGGTCATTGACTTTGACCAGATTATCTGCATGTCGGCTGGTCGTGCCATCGAGTTGGGCAGCCCCGGGGAGCTTCTCAAGCAGCGCGGCGAATTCTGGGCGCTGGCTGCCGAGCAGAAATGTGTGTGA
- a CDS encoding uncharacterized protein (related to large neutral amino acid transporter 1) translates to MSSDPVGAAIALAGIPDEPSSLHSKALRPSINLSHRGSLESKPSSDSILLPEEHEDEEDFVVFEDRNTLPAPKLADGDFDELEATSSRNDVEKRSTLGSIARASVESLSFGYRDHLLPLTLSGDGDESLGGDYGEREGSVSATARGSRSTLGSTSSSRRRRHNRGYSRDRLAERRVTLIDGIALTIGVQIGSGIFSSPGVVTLNTGSIGASIVVWLLSGLLAWTGASSFAELGASIPLNGGSQAYLNYSFGPLSAFLYTWSALTALKPGAGAIIATIFGEYVARIIFHATGKVADHPHETGLDGIPAWSIKLLAVAIVALITAAHAFSNKLGTRTQIATTVVKLLALTAVPILAIVQAARGKTSPSSQQAFSSLSAMFAGSSTSPSSYALALYSGLWAFDGWDQSCFVAGEMKRVEKDLPRVIHMSLATVILIFLSAVVSYFVVLPAELVKRTNTVALDFGSAIFGTVGGIVFAVLVAFSCFGALNGQIYTTARLILAASREGYLPERLGDLNRQTGTPIAALLLQLVLISAFVLFGSGFASLVNFYGVCSWTFYLASVLGLLVLRIKEPNLNRPYRTWLGTPILFAAVALFLLLMPIGSAPLEGLAALLFIGAGVPVYYLTQSRSGWVSNVPLLSRLKAWFARARGAGGVHDARGHHVVLPTTDAAAGETEQEDEEQIEMLPKKGTDHKA, encoded by the coding sequence ATGTCTTCCGACCCGGTAGGCGCTGCCATTGCTCTTGCTGGAATCCCTGACGAGCCCTCGTCTCTCCATTCCAAGGCGCTTCGACCATCAATAAATCTATCACATCGCGGCTCGCTAGAATCGAAACCAAGCTCGGACAGCATCCTCTTGCCGGAAGAGcacgaggacgaagaagatTTTGTCGTCTTCGAGGACCGCAACACATTACCAGCACCCAAGCTTGCTGACGGAGACTTCGATGAGTTGGAAGCAACTAGCAGCAGGAATGATGTGGAGAAAAGATCAACACTGGGAAGCATAGCGCGTGCTAGCGTGGAAAGTCTATCATTTGGATATCGAGATCATCTACTACCATTAACTCTAAGTGGGGATGGCGACGAATCGCTTGGCGGAGATTATGGGGAGAGAGAGGGTTCGGTATCCGCGACAGCGAGGGGAAGTAGATCCACGCTTGGATCGACATCTTCAtctcggcgtcggcgtcacAACAGAGGCTACTCACGCGATCGGTTAGCAGAAAGACGCGTAACCCTAATCGATGGCATCGcactcacgattggcgtGCAGATAGGATCTGGTATCTTCTCGTCACCTGGTGTGGTGACGCTCAACACGGGCAGCATTGgcgcctcgatcgtcgTCTGGCTGCTCTCAGGTCTTCTGGCTTGGACCGGAGCCTCATCGTTTGCCGAACTCGGTGCATCGATCCCACTCAATGGTGGCTCGCAGGCGTATCTCAACTACTCCTTTGGTCCGCTCTCAGCGTTTCTGTACACATGGTCGGCGTTGACAGCTCTCAAACCAGGTGCAGGTGCGATCATCGCAACCATTTTCGGAGAGTATGTGGCGAGAATCATTTTTCACGCTACGGGCAAAGTTGCAGACCACCCTCACGAAACAGGTCTCGATGGCATCCCAGCATGGTCGAtcaagctgctggctgTAGCGATTGTAGCGCTCATCACCGCAGCTCATGCTTTTTCCAACAAGCTTGGTACTCGGACGCAGATCGCGACCACGGTCGTCAAATTGCTCGCACTCACAGCTGTACCTATCTTGGCTATTGTACAAGCCGCACGAGGCAAAACAAGCCCAAGTTCTCAGCAAGCAttttcgagcttgagcgccatGTTCGCGGGAAGCTCAACTTCACCTTCGTCGTATGCACTTGCGCTGTACAGTGGGCTTTGGGCGTTCGACGGGTGGGATCAGTCGTGTTTTGTCGCAGGAGAGATGAAGCGAGTGGAAAAGGACTTGCCTCGAGTGATTCACATGAGCCTGGCCACGGTGATTCTGATCTTCCTCTCAGCGGTGGTGTCGTATTTTGTTGTTCTACCTGCCGAGTTGGTGAAACGCACCAACACAGTAGCGCTCGATTTCGGGAGTGCGATCTTTGGCACTGTTGGTGGGATCGTATTTGCGGTTTTGGTCGCGTTCTCATGCTTTGGTGCGTTGAACGGACAGATATACACTACGGCTCGACTCATTCTGGCCGCCTCACGCGAGGGATACCTCCCAGAACGACTGGGCGACCTGAATCGCCAAACGGGTACACCGATCGCAGCACTGCTTCTACAACTCGTGCTCATCTCGGCGTTCGTCCTCTTCGGATCCGGCttcgcctcgctcgtcaacTTCTACGGCGTTTGCAGTTGGACCTTCTACCTCGCTTCTGTTCTAGGATTGCTAGTGCTCCGTATAAAGGAGCCTAATCTGAATCGACCATATCGAACGTGGTTGGGCACCCCAATTCTGTTCGCAGCAGTAGCGCTATTTTTGTTGCTCATGCCGATCGGGAGTGCGCCCTTGGAAGGGTTGGCAGCGTTGTTGTTTATCGGCGCCGGTGTACCGGTCTATTATCTGACGCAGAGTAGGTCGGGATGGGTGTCCAACGTTCCATTGCTGTCGAGGCTGAAGGCGTGGTTTGCGCGCGCGCGTGGTGCGGGTGGTGTGCATGACGCCAGAGGACATCATGTGGTTCTGCCGACAACGGATGCGGCAGCAGGCGAGACCGAGcaagaggacgaggaacAGATTGAAATGCTTCCCAAGAAAGGAACAGATCACAAGGCATGA
- a CDS encoding ADP-ribose diphosphatase (related to YSA1 - sugar-nucleotide hydrolase), producing MSSQSAKVVKVTPLEDSDAKWVGLRAIEWVDPTGKQRKWESADRKTRKGDVDAVAIMTIIHRPSHEPHLLLISQYRPPVGKSCIEMPAGLIDAGEEGDEGTNRAALRELEEETGYGTEKEGGKVKIEETTPAMHNDPGLTGANMKLVVVNIELSDDAAEPVAKPEEGEFIEKYLVPVKGLYQSLKDFQSRGFAVDARLAHLAIGLEVGAGNMGRL from the coding sequence ATGTCTTCACAGAGCGCTAAAGTAGTTAAGGTGACTCCTCTGGAAGACTCAGATGCCAAATGGGTCGGTTTACGCGCGATCGAGTGGGTTGACCCTACGGGCAAGCAACGCAAGTGGGAGTCTGCGGACCGCAAGACGCGCAAAGgcgacgtcgacgctgttGCAATCATGACCATCATTCACCGTCCCTCGCACGAACCACATCTGTTGCTCATCTCGCAATATCGACCACCTGTGGGCAAGAGTTGCATCGAGATGCCTGCTGGTCTCATCGACGCTGGTGAGGAAGGCGACGAGGGGACCAATCGTGCAGCACTGCGAGAGTTGGAAGAGGAAACTGGCTATGGAACGGAAAAGGAAGGCGgcaaggtcaagatcgaAGAGACGACTCCGGCCATGCACAACGATCCTGGTCTCACCGGCGCCAACATGaagctggtggtggtcaACATTGAATTGAGCGATGATGCGGCTGAGCCAGTGGCCAAGCCTGAGGAGGGAGAATTCATCGAAAAGTACTTGGTGCCTGTTAAAGGGCTTTATCAGAGTCTTAAGGATTTTCAATCTAGAGGCTTCGCTGTCGACGCCCGTCTAGCACATCTGGCCATCGGCCTTGAAGTGGGTGCTGGAAACATGGGCCGTTTGTAG